The genomic segment TTTTGAATGAATCGTCTGCGCAGTGCGGCTTCTAGATCATTAAAAGTGATTTGTTTATTTTGTCTTCGTGCCAGCTCATCTTCAAGCATGGCGTCATCATCAAGCTCTCTGTGAAGACCAATGTTGAGAGCATCACTACTTTGACTCATTAGGATGTCGCTTTTCATTCTCAGCAGTACTGATGCGTAGAATATTGCCTTGCCGGCTTCGCGTAGAGTTTCTCCTGGATTGTTTTTGATTGCCTTGAGGTAAACACTAGTTATGCTTTCGAGGTTAAGATCCCAGGGATCGATGTCTCCTTGTTTTGCAAGGTCAACTAAGATCTCGAGATTAGGTTCGTTTTTGAGATTGCGTTTGATGATATCAAGTTCACTTTCTTCCTCTGTAGATCCTCTGTTAAAGCCATCTTGATTTTCATTAGCAAGTCCTTCCATTGCAAGAACTGCAAGTGAACCTTCTTTGGCTTGACCAGCAAGTCCGCGAGAAGTCATATTGAGCTGGTCAACTTTGTCTTTATAAAACTCTTTGATCTGGTCTTCGCTCATCTATTATCCTTGTAAAACTAGTTCAGGAGCTAGGTCAACATCCTTAGCCATAATATTTTGTACGCCGATTACTTTACTGTAGCCCTTGCTGTTGACTGATACACCAACTGCTCTATCAGATTGTTCGAGCATAGGTCTTCTGTGAGTTACAACAATAAACTGAGTGTTTTCTGCGTTGCGTCTGATTTTGTGCGCTAGTCTATCAACGTTAACACCATCAAGCGCAGAGTCAACCTCATCAAAGGCATAGAAAGGAGCAGGGTTACACTGTTGTAATGCAAATAGAAAGCTGAGTGCAGTAAGTGATTTTTCGCCACCACTCATGGCTTCAAGTCTTTGCATTTTCTTGCCGCGTGGTTGAGCTTTAATGACTAAGCCACCACCAAAAATCTCTTCAGGATCTTCAAGTATTAAAGCCCCTTGCCCAAAGGATAGATCAGCAAAGATTTCTCTAAAGTATTCATCAATCTTGTTAAAGTTGGTGAGGAAGCAAGATTTTTTCTCGTTTTTGTAGCTGCCAATTTTTTCAATTAGCATTTGGTATTCTTCATCAAGAACGATTTTTTTCTTTTCGATCTCGGCCTTGCGTTCTGCTACGTCATCATATTCATGGATCGCATGCATGTTGATTGGTTCCATCGCGCGCATTTGTTTTTCAATTCTAGTTAATTCGGTTTGTAATTTACCAAGATCTTCTTCAGGGATGTCTAGCTCTTCGAGTTCAGGATGTTCTTTAAGTTCCTCAAGTAATTGCTCTAAGTGCTCATTGATACTAATAAGTTTTTTCTTGTTTTCAACGATTTTAATAGCAGTCGATTCAAGAGTGCTATTAATTTCTCCCTTGCGTTGCCCGAGTCCTAGCAAGCAAGATGAAACTTCTTCACGCTTGCCGTGATGCTCACTGAGCAGGGCTCTGAGCTTTTCAAGCTCTAGGTCCAGCAGGGCTAGTTCTTCATTTGCCCTAGTGATTTTTTCTAGGTGTTCAGGTTTTTGGGCTTCTAGTTTTGCTAGTTCCTCTGTCGAGATTGCCATTTTGCTTGTGAGCTTGTCTATATTTTGAGAA from the Cyanobacteriota bacterium genome contains:
- a CDS encoding segregation/condensation protein A — protein: MSEDQIKEFYKDKVDQLNMTSRGLAGQAKEGSLAVLAMEGLANENQDGFNRGSTEEESELDIIKRNLKNEPNLEILVDLAKQGDIDPWDLNLESITSVYLKAIKNNPGETLREAGKAIFYASVLLRMKSDILMSQSSDALNIGLHRELDDDAMLEDELARRQNKQITFNDLEAALRRRFIQKAKRFRKVTLQDLIAALQEARDEEETREYRKQQKFLDLDGYHIIEPELGDDLLDLVHAEDLEGCIEQLELILPRKLQTQNGMEFKELVQIVGNWSNAFLAIIFLAHDAKIELKQEEFYGDLWIYEPQS